The sequence GACACGTCGTATAACTCGCTCAGGCGCGCCCCCGTCAGCAGCCGCTCCGGCGAATCATCCGCTTCGACTCGCCCGGCCTTGAGAAAGATCACCCTTTCAACCTGCGGCAGGATCTCGTGCACATGGTGGGTGGCCAAAACGAGCTTGATGCCGCCGTCCAGCAGCCGGTGAAACTCTTCGAGCAGCGCAAACGCTGCGCCGGGATCAAGGCCAGCCAGCGGCTCATCCAGCACCAGATGCCGGGGCTTTGTCGCCAGCGCGCGAGCCAGCAGGCAGCGGCGCTGCTGGCCGGTCGACATACGGGCATAAAGGGATCGGCCGTTCAGCGAAAAACGATCGAGCAACACATCGGCGGTTTCCTGCTCTTGATCGCTGTAGCGATACACGATGCCCGAGGTACCGAGACTGGCGGAAAACCTAGACAGCACGGCTTCCCGAGCAGTCGCCGCGCTGGGAAAGGTCTGCTGCAGGTCGTGCGAAACCAATCCCAGCTTCGCCTGATAGCGTCGGGTTTCAAAGCGGCTTTCGCCGAGGATCTTCAGCGACGA comes from Pseudomonadota bacterium and encodes:
- a CDS encoding ATP-binding cassette domain-containing protein → MSEPALIELRNVECWRGPTQVFASLSLTIGQHENVAILGPNGAGKSTLLKLLAREIYPAPKPESSLKILGESRFETRRYQAKLGLVSHDLQQTFPSAATAREAVLSRFSASLGTSGIVYRYSDQEQETADVLLDRFSLNGRSLYARMSTGQQRRCLLARALATKPRHLVLDEPLAGLDPGAAFALLEEFHRLLDGGIKLVLATHHVHEILPQVERVIFLKAGRVEADDSPERLLTGARLSELYDVSVHVIREQGYWLALPAEKR